One Cucumis sativus cultivar 9930 chromosome 1, Cucumber_9930_V3, whole genome shotgun sequence DNA segment encodes these proteins:
- the LOC105436130 gene encoding uncharacterized protein LOC105436130 isoform X2 — protein sequence MLTNSGKNKFLCKGFSTPPPSWKWKPFRLPKTAPFSESKRLSPNFANKSDLFHVIHKVPAGDSPYVKAKQVQLIDKDPNRAVSLFWAAINAGDRVDSALKDMAVVMKQLDRSDEAIEAIKSFRHLCPYDSQESIDNVLIELYKIEDGTVFGGKRTKAARSQGKKVQITVEQEKSRVLGNLAWAFLQLDNIYIAEEYYRKALSLESDNNKKCNLAICLILTNRLTEAKSLLQSVRASSGGKPMEESYAKSFERASHMLAEKESKSFNSTEHEEDNNTAATITSKNTTGKSGRCVPQITASTKWTRDDERMYINENSWDDDHHWDCYENKSIGAVNSSHNYLHCDKWSEGCFIENLGKTDSCIPIKIKGDRNQGGLFRLEDESFNCCSLFSSPTPAKRSVEVPFTQPKNSFWEFNNRWGSKERKQQRKRIRKVLFGNPSKKNKSFDSGFLVDSSSESEGTKPTSNYKTKYRSAAPDSVELEVPFTQPRSCEWVMNRHSRKATECFRSLRSSSSSRKLSFEPPTSTENIQTTNDSNFGGRFELSRAVSDEPQDLEGDWNQTSCGDIKYEEGGSPMLYGLMKKIKEECIAVDQKLQHNSPTVFGKKSWADMVEEEEEESDDEEEEDNTEEMSSSSGSDQVNCFADNWSCSSDDNGEFKFNDENLNSNILHQNHCPPSSNQLEDTIKIGSLEIKDDSDEVVSSRNSVERCPLYFDQQQQPTLESIDNCCASPLPRKDLTTEVSCKFGQENKLMRGNRLQVFHEITSVHQES from the exons ATGTTGACGAACAGCGGCAAGAACAAATTTCTGTGCAAGGGATTTTCGACCCCACCACCGTCGTGGAAATGGAAGCCCTTCCGGTTACCTAAAACGGCGCCTTTCTCAGAGAGCAAAAGATTGTCTCCTAATTTTGCTAATAAATCTGATCTTTTTCACGTCATTCACAAAGTTCCCGCCGGGGACTCCCCTTATGTTAAGGCTAAACAAGTTCAG TTGATAGATAAAGATCCGAATAGGGCCGTTTCTCTGTTTTGGGCCGCGATAAATGCCGGGGATCGAGTGGACAGTGCACTGAAAGATATGGCTGTAGTGATGAAGCAGCTGGACCGCTCTGATGAAGCGATTGAGGCGATCAAATCCTTTCGCCATCTCTGCCCTTATGATTCTCAGGAATCTATTGACAATGTATTGATTGAATTATACAAG ATCGAAGATGGCACGGTTTTTGGAGGGAAGAGGACGAAGGCTGCAAGATCCCAGGGTAAGAAAGTGCAAATTACCGTCGAGCAAGAGAAATCAAG AGTTCTTGGCAACTTGGCATGGGCTTTCTTGCAGCTGGACAATATCTATATTGCTGAAGAGTATTACCG GAAAGCTTTGTCTCTCGAGTCagataacaacaaaaaatgcaATCTTGCGATCTGTCTGATCCTTACGAATCGGCTCACGGAAGCAAAGTCTCTGCTTCAGTCTGTAAGGGCTTCTTCTGGAGGCAAGCCCATGGAAGAGTCATATGCCAAATCATTTGAACGCGCGTCTCACATGCTGGCTGAAAAGGAATCAAAGTCGTTCAATTCAACAGAGCATGAAGAAGATAACAACACTGCAGCCACGATAACCTCAAAGAACACAACTGGTAAATCCGGGCGTTGTGTTCCTCAGATCACTGCATCCACAAAATGGACTCGTGATGATGAACGAATgtacataaatgaaaatagttgGGACGACGATCATCATTGGGACTGCTATGAGAACAAGTCAATTGGAGCTGTGAATTCTTCACATAATTATCTGCATTGTGATAAATGGAGTGAAGGTTGTTTCATTGAAAATCTAGGAAAAACTGACTCCTGCATTCCCATTAAAATAAAGGGAGATCGGAACCAGGGTGGTCTATTTAGATTAGAAGATGAGAGTTTCAACTGCTGTTCATTGTTTTCATCTCCGACTCCAGCGAAAAGAAGTGTTGAAGTTCCATTCACTCAACCGAAAAACTCGTTTTGGGAATTCAATAATCGATGGGGGTCAAAGGAAAGGAAGCAGCAGAGAAAAAGAATCAGGAAAGTTTTGTTTGGGAATCCttcaaagaagaataaaagtttTGACAGTGGCTTTCTTGTAGATTCTTCTTCTGAATCTGAAGGAACCAAACCAACTTCGAATTACAAGACAAAGTATAGGTCTGCAGCTCCTGATTCAGTTGAATTGGAAGTTCCATTTACACAGCCAAGGAGCTGTGAATGGGTTATGAATAGACATTCGAGAAAGGCGACTGAATGCTTCAGAAGTTTGCGCAGCAGTAGTTCTAGTAGAAAACTTTCATTTGAGCCTCCCACAAGCACtgaaaatattcaaacaacAAATGATTCAAACTTTGGTGGAAGATTTGAACTTTCCAGAGCAGTGAGTGATGAACCTCAAGATCTTGAAGGAGACTGGAACCAGACTTCTTGTGGAGACATCAAGTATGAAGAAGGCGGCAGTCCAATGCTCTACGGcttgatgaagaagataaagGAGGAATGCATTGCTGTTGATCAAAAGTTACAACATAATTCCCCAACAGTTTTTGGGAAGAAGAGTTGGGCAGATatggttgaagaagaggaggaagaaagtGATGACGAGGAGGAGGAAGACAATACAGAAGAAATGTCGTCTTCAAGCGGAAGTGATCAAGTCAATTGCTTTGCGGACAATTGGAGCTGCAGCAGTGACGACAATGGAGAGTTCAAGTTTAATGATGAAAATCTAAATTCCAACATACTCCACCAGAACCATTGTCCTCCAAGCAGCAACCAGTTGGAAGACACAATAAAGATTGGTTCACTTGAGATAAAAGATGACTCAGACGAGGTTGTTTCATCCAGAAATTCAGTAGAACGTTGCCCTTTGTATTTCGACCAACAGCAGCAGCCTACGTTAGAGTCAATCGATAATTGTTGCGCCTCGCCACTGCCAAGGAAAGATCTGACAACTGAAGTCTCTTGTAAGTTTGGGCAGGAAAATAAGTTGATGAGGGGGAACAGATTGCAGGTATTCCATGAGATAACATCAGTGCATCAAGAGAGCTAG
- the LOC105436130 gene encoding uncharacterized protein LOC105436130 isoform X1: protein MLTNSGKNKFLCKGFSTPPPSWKWKPFRLPKTAPFSESKRLSPNFANKSDLFHVIHKVPAGDSPYVKAKQVQLIDKDPNRAVSLFWAAINAGDRVDSALKDMAVVMKQLDRSDEAIEAIKSFRHLCPYDSQESIDNVLIELYKRSGRIEEEIDMLQCKLKQIEDGTVFGGKRTKAARSQGKKVQITVEQEKSRVLGNLAWAFLQLDNIYIAEEYYRKALSLESDNNKKCNLAICLILTNRLTEAKSLLQSVRASSGGKPMEESYAKSFERASHMLAEKESKSFNSTEHEEDNNTAATITSKNTTGKSGRCVPQITASTKWTRDDERMYINENSWDDDHHWDCYENKSIGAVNSSHNYLHCDKWSEGCFIENLGKTDSCIPIKIKGDRNQGGLFRLEDESFNCCSLFSSPTPAKRSVEVPFTQPKNSFWEFNNRWGSKERKQQRKRIRKVLFGNPSKKNKSFDSGFLVDSSSESEGTKPTSNYKTKYRSAAPDSVELEVPFTQPRSCEWVMNRHSRKATECFRSLRSSSSSRKLSFEPPTSTENIQTTNDSNFGGRFELSRAVSDEPQDLEGDWNQTSCGDIKYEEGGSPMLYGLMKKIKEECIAVDQKLQHNSPTVFGKKSWADMVEEEEEESDDEEEEDNTEEMSSSSGSDQVNCFADNWSCSSDDNGEFKFNDENLNSNILHQNHCPPSSNQLEDTIKIGSLEIKDDSDEVVSSRNSVERCPLYFDQQQQPTLESIDNCCASPLPRKDLTTEVSCKFGQENKLMRGNRLQVFHEITSVHQES from the exons ATGTTGACGAACAGCGGCAAGAACAAATTTCTGTGCAAGGGATTTTCGACCCCACCACCGTCGTGGAAATGGAAGCCCTTCCGGTTACCTAAAACGGCGCCTTTCTCAGAGAGCAAAAGATTGTCTCCTAATTTTGCTAATAAATCTGATCTTTTTCACGTCATTCACAAAGTTCCCGCCGGGGACTCCCCTTATGTTAAGGCTAAACAAGTTCAG TTGATAGATAAAGATCCGAATAGGGCCGTTTCTCTGTTTTGGGCCGCGATAAATGCCGGGGATCGAGTGGACAGTGCACTGAAAGATATGGCTGTAGTGATGAAGCAGCTGGACCGCTCTGATGAAGCGATTGAGGCGATCAAATCCTTTCGCCATCTCTGCCCTTATGATTCTCAGGAATCTATTGACAATGTATTGATTGAATTATACAAG AGATCTGGTAGAATAGAAGAAGAGATTGATATGCTTCAATGCAAACTGAAACAGATCGAAGATGGCACGGTTTTTGGAGGGAAGAGGACGAAGGCTGCAAGATCCCAGGGTAAGAAAGTGCAAATTACCGTCGAGCAAGAGAAATCAAG AGTTCTTGGCAACTTGGCATGGGCTTTCTTGCAGCTGGACAATATCTATATTGCTGAAGAGTATTACCG GAAAGCTTTGTCTCTCGAGTCagataacaacaaaaaatgcaATCTTGCGATCTGTCTGATCCTTACGAATCGGCTCACGGAAGCAAAGTCTCTGCTTCAGTCTGTAAGGGCTTCTTCTGGAGGCAAGCCCATGGAAGAGTCATATGCCAAATCATTTGAACGCGCGTCTCACATGCTGGCTGAAAAGGAATCAAAGTCGTTCAATTCAACAGAGCATGAAGAAGATAACAACACTGCAGCCACGATAACCTCAAAGAACACAACTGGTAAATCCGGGCGTTGTGTTCCTCAGATCACTGCATCCACAAAATGGACTCGTGATGATGAACGAATgtacataaatgaaaatagttgGGACGACGATCATCATTGGGACTGCTATGAGAACAAGTCAATTGGAGCTGTGAATTCTTCACATAATTATCTGCATTGTGATAAATGGAGTGAAGGTTGTTTCATTGAAAATCTAGGAAAAACTGACTCCTGCATTCCCATTAAAATAAAGGGAGATCGGAACCAGGGTGGTCTATTTAGATTAGAAGATGAGAGTTTCAACTGCTGTTCATTGTTTTCATCTCCGACTCCAGCGAAAAGAAGTGTTGAAGTTCCATTCACTCAACCGAAAAACTCGTTTTGGGAATTCAATAATCGATGGGGGTCAAAGGAAAGGAAGCAGCAGAGAAAAAGAATCAGGAAAGTTTTGTTTGGGAATCCttcaaagaagaataaaagtttTGACAGTGGCTTTCTTGTAGATTCTTCTTCTGAATCTGAAGGAACCAAACCAACTTCGAATTACAAGACAAAGTATAGGTCTGCAGCTCCTGATTCAGTTGAATTGGAAGTTCCATTTACACAGCCAAGGAGCTGTGAATGGGTTATGAATAGACATTCGAGAAAGGCGACTGAATGCTTCAGAAGTTTGCGCAGCAGTAGTTCTAGTAGAAAACTTTCATTTGAGCCTCCCACAAGCACtgaaaatattcaaacaacAAATGATTCAAACTTTGGTGGAAGATTTGAACTTTCCAGAGCAGTGAGTGATGAACCTCAAGATCTTGAAGGAGACTGGAACCAGACTTCTTGTGGAGACATCAAGTATGAAGAAGGCGGCAGTCCAATGCTCTACGGcttgatgaagaagataaagGAGGAATGCATTGCTGTTGATCAAAAGTTACAACATAATTCCCCAACAGTTTTTGGGAAGAAGAGTTGGGCAGATatggttgaagaagaggaggaagaaagtGATGACGAGGAGGAGGAAGACAATACAGAAGAAATGTCGTCTTCAAGCGGAAGTGATCAAGTCAATTGCTTTGCGGACAATTGGAGCTGCAGCAGTGACGACAATGGAGAGTTCAAGTTTAATGATGAAAATCTAAATTCCAACATACTCCACCAGAACCATTGTCCTCCAAGCAGCAACCAGTTGGAAGACACAATAAAGATTGGTTCACTTGAGATAAAAGATGACTCAGACGAGGTTGTTTCATCCAGAAATTCAGTAGAACGTTGCCCTTTGTATTTCGACCAACAGCAGCAGCCTACGTTAGAGTCAATCGATAATTGTTGCGCCTCGCCACTGCCAAGGAAAGATCTGACAACTGAAGTCTCTTGTAAGTTTGGGCAGGAAAATAAGTTGATGAGGGGGAACAGATTGCAGGTATTCCATGAGATAACATCAGTGCATCAAGAGAGCTAG
- the LOC101209837 gene encoding tubulin beta chain, whose product MREILHIQGGQCGNQIGAKFWEVICDEHGIDHTGKYSGDSELQLERINVYYNEASGGRYVPRAVLMDLEPGTMDSVRSGPYGQIFRPDNFVFGQSGAGNNWAKGHYTEGAELIDSVLDVVRKEAENCDCLQGFQVCHSLGGGTGSGMGTLLISKIREEYPDRMMLTFSVFPSPKVSDTVVEPYNATLSVHQLVENADECMVLDNEALYDICFRTLKLATPTFGDLNHLISATMSGVTCCLRFPGQLNSDLRKLAVNLIPFPRLHFFMVGFAPLTSRGSQQYRALTVPELTQQMWDAKNMMCAADPRHGRYLTASAMFRGKMSTKEVDEQMINVQNKNSSYFVEWIPNNVKSSVCDIPPKGLKMASTFIGNSTSIQEMFRRVSEQFTAMFRRKAFLHWYTGEGMDEMEFTEAESNMNDLVAEYQQYQDATADEEYEDEEEEIPA is encoded by the exons ATGAGAGAAATCCTTCACATCCAAGGCGGCCAATGCGGCAACCAGATCGGAGCCAAGTTCTGGGAGGTCATTTGCGATGAACATGGCATTGATCACACCGGAAAGTACAGCGGTGACTCTGAGCTTCAGCTTGAACGGATTAACGTCTATTACAATGAAGCCAGTGGCGGTAGGTATGTTCCTCGTGCTGTTCTTATGGATCTTGAGCCTGGAACCATGGATTCCGTCAGATCCGGACCCTATGGACAGATCTTCCGTCCCGATAACTTCGTTTTTGGTCAGTCTGGGGCTGGGAATAATTGGGCTAAGGGGCATTATACTGAAGGAGCTGAGCTTATTGATTCTGTTCTAGACGTTGTCAGGAAGGAGGCTGAGAATTGTGATTGCTTGCAAG GATTTCAAGTTTGTCATTCTTTGGGTGGAGGTACTGGATCTGGAATGGGAACACTTCTAATTTCAAAGATCAGGGAGGAGTACCCAGATCGCATGATGTTGACATTTTCTGTATTTCCTTCTCCCAAGGTTTCAGACACAGTTGTAGAACCATACAATGCCACTTTGTCTGTTCATCAACTTGTTGAGAATGCTGATGAATGCATGGTTCTTGACAACGAAGCCCTTTACGATATTTGCTTCCGAACACTCAAGCTTGCTACTCCAACAT TTGGTGATCTGAACCACCTTATCTCTGCTACCATGAGCGGTGTTACTTGTTGTCTAAGATTCCCTGGACAATTGAACTCCGATCTACGAAAGCTTGCTGTTAATCTCATTCCATTCCCGCGTTTGCATTTCTTTATGGTTGGTTTTGCACCATTAACATCAAGAGGATCTCAACAATACCGAGCCCTTACAGTGCCAGAGTTAACCCAGCAGATGTGGGATGCCAAAAACATGATGTGTGCTGCTGATCCACGACATGGTCGGTACCTTACTGCTTCAGCCATGTTTCGTGGTAAGATGAGCACTAAAGAAGTAGACGAGCAGATGATTAatgtacaaaacaaaaactcatcTTACTTTGTCGAATGGATACCTAACAACGTGAAGTCTAGCGTATGTGACATCCCACCCAAGGGTCTGAAAATGGCATCAACTTTCATCGGTAACTCGACATCAATTCAAGAGATGTTCAGGAGGGTTAGCGAGCAGTTCACAGCCATGTTCAGGCGCAAGGCCTTCTTGCATTGGTACACAGGTGAAGGAATGGATGAAATGGAGTTCACCGAGGCTGAGAGTAACATGAACGATCTGGTTGCCGAGTATCAGCAGTACCAGGATGCGACTGCAGATGAAGAgtatgaagatgaagaagaggaaatcCCTGCTTGA
- the LOC101214781 gene encoding putative germin-like protein 2-1, translated as MASNGCILTISFLAFSFFAVFASDQNPIQDFCVADNGTTVLLNGLTCKDPKQVVADDFSFGGLHIAANTSNALGCHVTPVTPLEMPGLNTLGISIVRIDYAPQGINPLHTHPRASEILIVLEGSLEVGFITSFPENRHIGKVLQKGDAFVFPVGLVHYQRNPGPTNAVAIAALSSQNPGVIIVANAVFGSTPNISSDILEKSFQINKQVIGYLQNKF; from the exons ATGGCCAGTAACGGTTGTATATTGACTATTTCATTTCTAGCATTTTCCTTCTTTGCTGTCTTCGCATCTGACCAGAATCCGATTCAAGATTTTTGTGTAGCAGATAATGGAACTACAG TGTTACTAAATGGACTGACCTGCAAGGATCCAAAGCAAGTTGTAGCTGATGATTTTTCCTTCGGTGGACTTCACATTGCAGCAAACACATCAAATGCACTGGGATGTCATGTGACTCCAGTTACTCCATTAGAAATGCCAGGACTCAACACGCTTGGCATCTCCATTGTTAGAATAGACTACGCCCCGCAAGGCATCAACCCTCTGCACACGCACCCTCGAGCTTCTGAGATATTGATTGTCTTGGAAGGCAGTCTAGAAGTCGGATTCATCACATCATTTCCTGAAAATAGGCATATAGGGAAAGTGTTGCAGAAGGGCGACGCATTTGTCTTTCCTGTTGGTCTTGTTCACTATCAGAGAAATCCAGGTCCTACTAATGCAGTTGCTATTGCTGCTCTTAGCAGCCAAAACCCAGGAGTCATAATAGTTGCAAATGCAGTATTTGGGTCTACTCCCAATATTTCCAGTGACATTCTAGAGAAATcttttcaaatcaataaacaaGTTATCGGTTACCTTCAAAATAAGTTCTAG
- the LOC101209591 gene encoding histidinol dehydrogenase, chloroplastic isoform X2 has translation MKSYKLSELNQDAVTGLKARPRIDFSSIFGVVQPIADDVRKRGDAAVRDYTAKFDKVELNEIVVSVSDLPEPELDSAVKEAFDVAYDNIYAFHAAQISVEKNVENMPGVKCKRVARSISSVGLYVPGGTAVLPSTALMLSIPAQIAGCGTVVLATPPSQDGSICKEVLYCAKKAGVTHILKAGGAQAISAMAWGTESCPKVEKIFGPGNQYVTAAKMILQNSEAMISIDMPAGPSEVLVIADKYASPVHIAADLLSQAEHGPDSQVVLVIAGDGVDVKAIEEELSKQCKSLPRGEFASKALSHSFTVFARDMVEAVSFSNLYAPEHLIINVKDAEKWESFIQNAGSVFLGPWTPESVGDYASGTNHVLPTYGYARMYGGVSLDSFLKYMTIQSLTEEGLRKLGPYVEKMAEVEGLDAHKRAVSLRLKDIEARKISSSR, from the exons ATGAAGTCCTATAAGTTATCTGAACTTAATCAGGATGCTGTCACTGGTCTAAAGGCCCGTCCTCgtattgatttttcttcaatatttggTGTG GTCCAGCCCATTGCTGATGATGTTCGAAAAAGAGGTGATGCTGCAGTTAGAGA CTATACTGCAAAGTTTGACAAAGTTGAACTGAACGAGATTGTTGTTAGTGTCTCTGACCTGCCAGAGCCAGAG CTTGATTCAGCTGTCAAAGAAGCCTTTGATGTAGCTTATGACAATATATATGCATTTCATGCTGCCCAGATATCAgtggaaaaaaatgttgaaaatatgCCT GGAGTAAAATGCAAACGGGTGGCAAGAAGCATTTCTTCTGTTGGTCTCTACGTTCCTGGGGGAACTGCTGTTTTACCCTCAACGGCTTTGATGCTCTCTATT CCTGCTCAGATTGCTGGTTGCGGTACTGTTGTTCTTGCAACACCTCCCAGTCAGGATGGCAGCATATGCAAG GAGGTGCTCTATTGTGCGAAGAAGGCGGGTGTGACTCACATTCTTAAGGCAGGAGGAGCTCAG GCTATCTCTGCTATGGCTTGGGGAACAGAATCTTGCCCTAAG GTTGAGAAAATTTTTGGCCCTGGTAATCAATATGTAACAGCTGCCAAAATGATTCTTCAA AATAGTGAAGCGATGATTTCAATTGACATGCCTGCGGGCCCATCTGAAGTTCTGGTTATTGCTGATAAATATGCCAGCCCCGTTCATATAGCAGCAGATTTGCTTTCTCAG GCTGAGCATGGCCCTGACAGTCAGGTTGTTCTTGTAATTGCCGGTGATGGTGTGGATGTTAAAGCTATTGAAGAAGAACTCAGCAAACAATGTAAAAGTCTTCCAAGGGGAGAGTTCGCTTCAAAAGCCCTGAGCCATAGTTTTACTGTGTTTGCTCGCGATATGGTTGAG GCAGTCTCCTTTTCAAACTTATATGCACCTGAgcatttaataattaatgtcaAGGATGCAGAAAAATGGGAGAGTTTCATTCAGAATGCAG GTTCTGTCTTCTTGGGGCCATGGACCCCAGAAAGCGTGGGAGATTATGCAAGTGGGACGAATCATGTTCTTCCAACCTATGGTTATGCACGGATGTATGGTGGAGTTTCGCTTgactcatttttaaaatacatgaCGATACAGTCTTTAACAGAGGAGGGTTTAAGAAAACTTGGTCCCTATGTTGAAAAAATGGCTGAAGTTGAGGGACTGGATGCCCATAAAAGAGCTGTAAGTCTTAGATTGAAGGATATTGAAGCCAGGAAAATCTCAAGTTCAAGGTGA
- the LOC101209591 gene encoding histidinol dehydrogenase, chloroplastic isoform X1 translates to MDSQIIRLNWRCNFLGQQRRVQNFRTLCVPKSASFQSPYFPGGILGKGIKCSMKSYKLSELNQDAVTGLKARPRIDFSSIFGVVQPIADDVRKRGDAAVRDYTAKFDKVELNEIVVSVSDLPEPELDSAVKEAFDVAYDNIYAFHAAQISVEKNVENMPGVKCKRVARSISSVGLYVPGGTAVLPSTALMLSIPAQIAGCGTVVLATPPSQDGSICKEVLYCAKKAGVTHILKAGGAQAISAMAWGTESCPKVEKIFGPGNQYVTAAKMILQNSEAMISIDMPAGPSEVLVIADKYASPVHIAADLLSQAEHGPDSQVVLVIAGDGVDVKAIEEELSKQCKSLPRGEFASKALSHSFTVFARDMVEAVSFSNLYAPEHLIINVKDAEKWESFIQNAGSVFLGPWTPESVGDYASGTNHVLPTYGYARMYGGVSLDSFLKYMTIQSLTEEGLRKLGPYVEKMAEVEGLDAHKRAVSLRLKDIEARKISSSR, encoded by the exons ATGGACAGCCAGATTATACGCTTGAATTGGAGGTGTAATTTCTTGGGTCAACAACGTAGGGTGCAGAATTTTCGAACTTTGTGTGTTCCGAAGTCTGCTTCTTTTCAAAGTCCTTATTTTCCCGGAG GAATTTTGGGTAAAGGCATAAAGTGTTCAATGAAGTCCTATAAGTTATCTGAACTTAATCAGGATGCTGTCACTGGTCTAAAGGCCCGTCCTCgtattgatttttcttcaatatttggTGTG GTCCAGCCCATTGCTGATGATGTTCGAAAAAGAGGTGATGCTGCAGTTAGAGA CTATACTGCAAAGTTTGACAAAGTTGAACTGAACGAGATTGTTGTTAGTGTCTCTGACCTGCCAGAGCCAGAG CTTGATTCAGCTGTCAAAGAAGCCTTTGATGTAGCTTATGACAATATATATGCATTTCATGCTGCCCAGATATCAgtggaaaaaaatgttgaaaatatgCCT GGAGTAAAATGCAAACGGGTGGCAAGAAGCATTTCTTCTGTTGGTCTCTACGTTCCTGGGGGAACTGCTGTTTTACCCTCAACGGCTTTGATGCTCTCTATT CCTGCTCAGATTGCTGGTTGCGGTACTGTTGTTCTTGCAACACCTCCCAGTCAGGATGGCAGCATATGCAAG GAGGTGCTCTATTGTGCGAAGAAGGCGGGTGTGACTCACATTCTTAAGGCAGGAGGAGCTCAG GCTATCTCTGCTATGGCTTGGGGAACAGAATCTTGCCCTAAG GTTGAGAAAATTTTTGGCCCTGGTAATCAATATGTAACAGCTGCCAAAATGATTCTTCAA AATAGTGAAGCGATGATTTCAATTGACATGCCTGCGGGCCCATCTGAAGTTCTGGTTATTGCTGATAAATATGCCAGCCCCGTTCATATAGCAGCAGATTTGCTTTCTCAG GCTGAGCATGGCCCTGACAGTCAGGTTGTTCTTGTAATTGCCGGTGATGGTGTGGATGTTAAAGCTATTGAAGAAGAACTCAGCAAACAATGTAAAAGTCTTCCAAGGGGAGAGTTCGCTTCAAAAGCCCTGAGCCATAGTTTTACTGTGTTTGCTCGCGATATGGTTGAG GCAGTCTCCTTTTCAAACTTATATGCACCTGAgcatttaataattaatgtcaAGGATGCAGAAAAATGGGAGAGTTTCATTCAGAATGCAG GTTCTGTCTTCTTGGGGCCATGGACCCCAGAAAGCGTGGGAGATTATGCAAGTGGGACGAATCATGTTCTTCCAACCTATGGTTATGCACGGATGTATGGTGGAGTTTCGCTTgactcatttttaaaatacatgaCGATACAGTCTTTAACAGAGGAGGGTTTAAGAAAACTTGGTCCCTATGTTGAAAAAATGGCTGAAGTTGAGGGACTGGATGCCCATAAAAGAGCTGTAAGTCTTAGATTGAAGGATATTGAAGCCAGGAAAATCTCAAGTTCAAGGTGA